One segment of Cololabis saira isolate AMF1-May2022 chromosome 9, fColSai1.1, whole genome shotgun sequence DNA contains the following:
- the sart3 gene encoding squamous cell carcinoma antigen recognized by T-cells 3, which translates to MAAPSNAEQTQLQDMEEEEAGMEEREMESEEEDEEEGMGVENSDDEDGDSSEDEKENEAEIQRLEEQLSINAFDYNCHVDLIKLLKQEGELVRLRKARQKMSELFPLTEEIWLDWLKDEISLTEEESNRDTVYELFERAVKDYICPDIWLEYAQYSIGGMGSPGGIDKVRSIFERAVTAVGLHMTKGQTVWEAYREFENAILSTVQPPPGRIPSRDEQERLKAQLDRIHTLFRRQLAIPLMDMEATYAEYEEWSEQGVPETTTHQYKKVLQQMEKCKPFEEALLVAEPPKLAEYQAYITFELKEGDPPRIQLTFERALAENCLVPDMWAKYTLYLDRQLKIKDLVLSSHERAVRNCPWTMSLWKKYLLALERHGTDHLTVSDVFEKALNAGFIQATDYVEIWQAHLDYLRRRVDFSKESSKELEELREAFSRCLDYMKQDVEERFGESGDSSCVVMQIWARIEALHCKNMQKARELWDIIMTKGNAKYANMWLEYYNLERSYGDSTHCRKALHRAVQCTSDYPEHVCEVLLTFERVEGSMEDWDVAVQKTETRLNRINEQRAKAAQKEANQARQEEGRDEQRRRARADKKAQKKTQKGTQAGEKRKAHQEDGRDEWNEDYGSKRHRGNDDNATDEYMETEAGLFGRTAPPGFKKAQQGSAAAAQGHGDDKPELRDDGSSVFISNLAYTLKEPEDKLRTLFEICGPIKQIRPIFSNNKQVFKGYGYIQFESLASVSEALKLDRQEVEGRPMFVSPCVDKNKNPDFKVFKYNTSMEKHKIFISGLPFSCTKEQLKEICKGHGTIKDIRLVTYRSGKPKGLAYVEFADETQASQAVLKLDGMDVEDNKISVAISNPPRRNLMDKPGSSRPTADLMPRQIYGSRGKGRTQLSLLPRSLHRQTAAVGKAENGTAAETTSTAREESKPLSNSDFARMLLQK; encoded by the exons ATGGCAGCGCCGAGCAACGCAGAGCAAACGCAGTTGCAAGacatggaggaggaagaagcagggatggaggagagagagatggaatcggaggaggaagacgaggaggaggGCATGGGTGTAGAAAACTCAGACGACGAAGATGGGGATTCGTCTGAGGACGAGAAAGAGAACGAAGCGGAGATCCAGCGTCTGGAGGAGCAG TTGTCAATCAATGCTTTTGACTACAATTGCCACGTTGATCTTATTAAACTGCTTAAACAAGAGGGAGAACTTGTCCGCCTGCGGAAGGCAAGGCAGAAGATGAGCGAACTTTTCCCTCTCACTGAAG AGATCTGGCTAGACTGGCTCAAAGATGAGATCAGTCTGACTGAGGAAGAGTCGAATCGAGACACAGTGTACGAGCTCTTTGAGAGAGCTGTAAAAGACTATATCT GTCCAGATATTTGGCTTGAATATGCCCAGTACTCAATTGGGGGCATGGGCTCACCAGGTGGCATAGACAAGGTGAGATCCATCTTTGAAAGAGCGGTGACGGCTGTGGGGCTTCACATGACCAAGGGACAGACGGTGTGGGAGGCGTACAGAGAGTTTGAGAATGCCATTCTGTCCACAGTGCAG CCTCCTCCTGGCAGGATTCCCAGCCGTGATGAACAGGAGCGGCTGAAGGCTCAGCTCGACCGAATCCACACACTGTTTCGTCGCCAGTTGGCAATCCCCTTAATGG ACATGGAAGCTACCTATGCAGAGTATGAGGAGTGGTCTGAACAGGGCGTGCCTGAGACCACCACACACCAATACAAAAAGGTCTTGCAGCAGATGGAGAAGTGCAAACCCTTTGAAGAGGCATTG CTGGTAGCAGAACCTCCTAAGTTGGCAGAATACCAGGCGTATATCACATTTGAACTAAAGGAGGGCGACCCACCACGGATCCAGTTAACATTTGAGCGGGCTCTGGCTGAGAACTGCTTGGTACCTGACATGTGGGCAAAATACACTTTGTACCTG GACCGTCAGCTGAAGATCAAAGACTTGGTCCTCTCCTCTCATGAGCGTGCGGTGAGAAACTGCCCCTGGACCATGAGTCTGTGGAAGAAGTACCTGCTGGCTCTGGAGAGGCACGGGACGGACCATCTCACTGTGTCAG ATGTTTTTGAGAAGGCGCTGAATGCAGGCTTCATTCAAGCAACAGACTACGTGGAGATTTGGCAGGCACACCTCGACTACCTGAGGAGACGCGTGGATTTCAGTAAAG AATCAAGTAAAGAGTTAGAGGAGTTACGAGAGGCCTTCTCTCGATGCCTTGACTACATGAAACAAGATGTTGAAGAAA GGTTTGGTGAAAGTGGAGATTCTTCTTGTGTTGTCATGCAGATTTGGGCGAGGATAGAG GCCCTCCACTGCAAGAACATGCAAAAAGCCAGAGAATTGTGGGATATTATCATGACTAAAGGGAACGCCAAATATGCCAACATGTGGTTAGAGTACTACAACCTTGAAAG GTCTTATGGGGACTCCACTCACTGCCGAAAGGCTCTCCACAGAGCAGTCCAGTGCACCTCAGACTACCCAGAACACGTCTGTGAAGTGCTGCTTACCTTTGAGAGGGTAGAAG GTTCGATGGAGGACTGGGATGTGGCGGTGCAGAAGACAGAAACACGGCTGAACAGGATCAATGAGCAGCGAGCAAAG GCAGCACAGAAAGAAGCCAACCAGGCTCGCCAAGAGGAGGGGAGAGATGAGCAGAGACGGAGGGCCAGAGCTGATAAGAAGGCTCAGAAAAAGACCCAGAAGGGAACTCAAGCTGGGGAGAAGAGGAAGGCACATCAAGAAGATGGTCGGGATGAATGGAACGAGGACTATG GTTCCAAGAGGCACAGAGGCAATGATGACAACGCTACAGACGAGTACATGGAGACCGAGGCCGGACTCTTCGGGAGGACTGCTCCCCCTGGCTTTAAAAAAGCCCAGCAAGGATCAGCAGCCGCAGCCCAGGGACACGGCGACGACAAGCCCGAGCTCCGAGATGACGGCTCCAGCGTATTCATCAGCAACCTAGCATACACTCTGAAGGAACCAGAGGATAAACTAAGAACGCTGTTTGAGATCTGTGGTCCAATCAAACAGATCCGACCAATTTTCAGCAACAACAAGCAAGTCTTCAAAGGTTACGGCTATATACAGTTTGAATCCCTGGCGTCGGTCTCTGAAGCCCTGAAACTGGACAGACAGGAGGTGGAGGGCAGGCCAATGTTTGTGTCTCCTTGTGTAGATAAAAACAAGAATCCCGACTTTAAG GTGTTTAAATACaacacatcaatggaaaaacacaaaatcttCATCTCTGGACTGCCGTTTTCCTGCACTAAAGAGCAGCTGAAAGAAATCTGCAAAGGCCACGGCACCATCAAAGATATTCGTCTCGTCACATATCGCTCAGGAAAACCAAAG GGTCTGGCATATGTCGAGTTTGCAGATGAAACTCAGGCCTCTCAGGCGGTGCTGAAACTTGATGGCATGGATGTAGAGGACAACAAAATCTCTGTTGCTATAAGCAACCCTCCTCGTAGAAACTTAATGGATAAACCTGGTTCCAGCAGGCCCACAGCAGACTTGATGCCCCGTCAGATTTATGGATC GAGAGGGAAAGGACGCACCCAGCTGTCTTTACTCCCGCGGTCTTTGCACCGTCAAACAGCAGCTGTAGGCAAAGCGGAGAACGGGACTGCAGCTGAAACCACAAGCACAGCAAGAGAAGAGTCCAAACCTTTGTCAAATTCAGACTTTGCCAGGATGCTTCTCCAAAAGTGA
- the ficd gene encoding protein adenylyltransferase FICD codes for MAALTTWRCDSGRRVLGGWGPLLCVVLGSLAVLLLPLIGLEQQQQQRCCGGAGGFTRLRCRLWGPAEPPAAVQSTSLTVPFTALDLLPQRTKPSKETELESKAALQQALEMKKLGKREKAHKLLVHALSMNPDFVDALTELGTILEEEKDVVQADHLYTKALAISPCNERALVSRDRTLPLVEEIDQRYFSIIDSKVQRLMSIPKGNSALRRVMEETYYHHIYHTVAIEGSTLTLSEIRHIIETRYAVPGKSLQEQNEAIGVDAAMKYINTTLLSRSGAITVTDILEIHRRVLGYVDPVEGGRLRTSQVFVGHHIPPHPQDLQRHMQELVQWLNSDETLQLHPVEYAALAHYKLVYIHPFIDGNGRTSRLLMNVVLMQANYPPITIRKEQRAEYYGALDTANEGDVRPFIRFIAKCTEITLDTLLFSTTEHAVGLPEAGQTAGNPTAPHHPSCKQTIPVHN; via the exons ATGGCTGCTTTGACGACGTGGCGCTGCGACAGCGGCCGCCGGGTCCTGGGGGGATGGGGGCCGCTGCTGTGCGTGGTGCTGGGCTCCCTGgccgtgctgctgctgccgctgatcgggctggagcagcagcagcagcagcgctgctGCGGGGGGGCCGGGGGCTTCACGCGGCTGCGCTGCCGGCTGTGGGGGCCCGCGGAGCCGCCTGCAGCGGTGCAGTCCACCAGCCTCACCGTGCCCTTCACCGCCCTGGACCTGCTGCCCCAGAGGACCAAGCCCAGCAAAG AGACGGAGCTGGAGTCTAAAGCAGCACTGCAGCAGGCTCTGGAGATGAAGAAACTTGGGAAAAGGGAGAAGGCTCACAAGCTGTTGGTACATGCACTTAGTATGAACCCAGACTTCGTGGATGCTCTGACGGAGTTGGGGACCAttctggaggaggagaaggatgtTGTCCAAGCAGACCACCTCTACACAAAGGCCTTGGCCATCTCTCCGTGTAATGAGAGAGCTCTGGTCAGTCGCGACCGAACTCTTCCTTTGGTGGAAGAGATTGACCAACGTTACTTCAGCATCATTGACAGTAAAGTGCAAAGGCTCATGTCCATTCCTAAAGGCAACTCTGCACTCCGTCGAGTGATGGAGGAAACCTACTACCATCACATCTACCACACAGTGGCCATTGAGGGCAGCACGCTCACTCTGTCTGAGATTCGTCACATCATCGAGACGCGTTACGCCGTCCCTGGGAAGAGTCTTCAGGAGCAGAACGAGGCCATCGGTGTGGATGCAGCAATGAAGTACATCAACACCACACTGCTGTCCAGATCAGGAGCCATAACCGTCACTGACATCCTGGAGATTCACCGACGGGTGCTTGGCTACGTGGACCCAGTGGAGGGCGGGAGACTGCGCACCAGCCAGGTATTTGTGGGCCACCACATCCCACCCCATCCTCAAGACCTGCAGAGACACATGCAGGAGCTGGTTCAGTGGCTCAACTCTGATGAAACACTGCAGCTTCACCCTGTGGAGTACGCAGCTCTTGCCCATTACAAACTTGTGTATATACACCCTTTTATAGATGGAAACGGACGCACCTCACGGCTGCTCATGAACGTTGTCCTGATGCAAGCAAACTACCCGCCCATTACTATCCGTAAAGAGCAAAGGGCTGAATATTATGGAGCTCTGGACACAGCCAATGAGGGTGACGTTCGACCCTTTATTCGCTTTATAGCCAAATGTACTGAAATAACTTTGGACACATTGTTGTTTTCTACAACAGAGCATGCTGTGGGGTTGCCTGAAGCCGGTCAGACTGCGGGCAACCCCACAGCCCCACACCATCCCAGCTGCAAACAGACCATCCCAGTCCACAACTGA